One Triticum dicoccoides isolate Atlit2015 ecotype Zavitan chromosome 4B, WEW_v2.0, whole genome shotgun sequence genomic window carries:
- the LOC119294402 gene encoding uncharacterized protein LOC119294402: MAETRANDAPARLNRERSRREKHSCCMAGHHDAAVHNHIGSFRALLLAETDRLVSSVVGGSGGGGIHATTVKAVGDFLISFNGEGTIPWARLYDSFPSWQQRSGLLNEAWDRDEDLHKAKVIFTLITADGKGAINRKALGAGGNWEIKSGGKIGHDVLLRKLYLKNGGSVKWSSITMFEFHLKMDLKTSFHPGSSPRSPLLSRVAARRRRRRPSYPLPSPAPPHPNFSKRPTNRHVDGEDPPRVAICVLHPTNYRHVIRDLKNYVLEGDFPGRNQANLQVEQYQDPPCDAGFRNGQHVDHTTIPASNSERDILGANQADQMAVQHEGHYLVHNVARFGNATLFNYTANPVSNSETSYGQPSIRSSQEAPPPQAFLDGLCQFLFSEEPDGQHSHADEMAIFNVFYNLL, from the exons ATGGCCGAGACGAGAGCCAACGACGCCCCGGCCAGACTCAACAGAGAGAGATCGAGAAGGGAGAAACATTCCTGCTGTATGGCGGGGCACCATGACGCGGCCGTCCACAATCACATCGGCTCCTTCCGGGCGTTGTTACTAGCTGAAACGGATAGGCTGGTGAGCTCTGTCGtcggaggcagcggcggcggcggcatccatgCCACCACCGTGAAAGCTGTCGGAGACTTCCTGATCAGCTTCAACGGCGAGGGCACAATCCCTTGGGCTCGACTCTACGACTCTTTCCCGTCTTGGCAGCAGCGGT CCGGACTTCTGAATGAAGCGtgggacagagacgaagatcttcacaAGGCTAAGGTGATTTTCACGCTAATCACCGCTGACGGAAAGGGCGCTATCAACAGGAAGGCACTGGGGGCCGGAGGCAACTGGGAAATCAAAAGTGGAGGCAAGATAGGGCACGACGTCCTCCTACGCAAACTGTATTTAAAAAATGGCGGCTCCGTGAAATGGAGTTCCATCACAATGTTCGAGTTCCATCTCAAAATGGATCTCAAG ACCTCCTTCCATCCTGGCTCGTCTCCTCGTTCCCCTTTGTTGTCTAgggtcgccgcccgccgccgccgccgccggccaagcTACCCTTTACCAAGTCCCGCACCGCCACACCCAAACTTTAGTAAGCGACCGACAAACAGGCATGTCGACGGAGAGGATCCG CCCCGAGTTGCTATCTGTGTGCTACATCCGACCAACTATCGTCATGTTATTCGGGATTTGAAGAACTACGTCCTTGAG GGAGACTTtccaggacgaaatcaagcaaacctGCAGGTGGAGCAATACCAAG ACCCTCCTTGTGATGCTGGATTCAGGAATGGTCAACATGTTGATCACACCACTATTCCAGCTTCTAACAGTGAG AGGGACATTCTGGGAGCAAATCAAGCAGACCAGATGGCAGTGCAACACGAGGGACATTATTTAG TTCACAATGTTGCTCGATTCGGGAATGCTACCCTGTTCAATTACACCGCTAATCCAGTCTCTAACAGTGAG ACAAGTTATGGCCAGCCATCAATTCGTTCCTCCCAGGAAGCCCCACCACCACAGGCATTTTTGGATGGTCTTTGTCAGTTTCTATTTTCAGAAGAG CCTGATGGACAACATTCTCATGCTGACGAAATGGCAATCTTTAACGTCTTCTACAATTTACTTTGA